The proteins below are encoded in one region of Brachyspira intermedia PWS/A:
- a CDS encoding DUF262 domain-containing protein produces MTELKSLIDIIENKSIILIPAMQRDYVQGRMCGDKEKNVINNFISYLKEALLNKTQCELDFIYGVKKDNKYIILDGQQRITTLFLLYWYLAQKSNKMEKFREKFTLKENDILKSKLQYEVRASSLDFCNTIVNKDLFNDFNNDKDISDIVKNKNWFMYLWYYDPTINAMLNTMNVINNQFKDFNDIEGIF; encoded by the coding sequence ATGACTGAATTAAAAAGTTTAATTGATATTATTGAAAATAAATCCATTATTTTAATACCAGCAATGCAGAGAGATTATGTTCAAGGAAGAATGTGCGGAGATAAAGAAAAAAATGTAATAAATAATTTTATTAGTTATTTAAAAGAAGCATTATTAAATAAAACACAATGCGAGCTTGATTTTATATACGGAGTAAAAAAAGATAATAAATATATTATATTAGACGGACAGCAGAGAATAACTACATTATTTTTACTATATTGGTATTTGGCACAAAAAAGTAATAAAATGGAAAAGTTTAGAGAAAAATTTACATTAAAAGAAAATGATATATTAAAGTCTAAACTACAGTATGAAGTTAGAGCAAGTTCTTTGGATTTTTGCAATACTATAGTAAATAAAGATTTATTTAATGATTTTAATAATGATAAAGATATTTCTGATATTGTAAAAAATAAAAATTGGTTTATGTATTTATGGTATTATGATCCTACTATAAATGCTATGCTTAATACAATGAATGTTATCAATAATCAATTTAAAGATTTTAATGATATTGAAGGTATTTTTTGA
- a CDS encoding DUF262 domain-containing protein — translation MSDLTINYINDISGYKFKIPSYQRGYKWRKAQVEQLLKDLYEHCQSSNTFYCLQPLVVKEENGYYKVIDGQQRLTTIYMILKYLKSSISYELSYESREKSKDFLENIDKDANSENIDNIDFHYMVKAYITIKEYFENKKEEDKENIKKLLEAERDENNKKVGFIWYKIDDDTKNSDKEYEIDDDTKNSDKEYEIFSRLNIGKIELTNAELIKALFLKTWPDESEHELLKAKQIQISNEWDSIENTLQNDSFWYFINDNKKII, via the coding sequence ATGAGCGATTTAACAATTAATTATATAAATGATATTTCTGGATATAAATTTAAAATACCAAGCTATCAAAGAGGCTATAAATGGAGAAAAGCACAAGTTGAACAGCTTTTGAAAGATTTATATGAGCATTGTCAATCTAGTAATACTTTTTACTGTTTGCAGCCTTTAGTAGTAAAAGAAGAGAATGGTTATTATAAAGTTATAGATGGGCAGCAAAGACTTACTACTATTTATATGATACTTAAATATTTAAAAAGTTCTATATCTTATGAATTGTCATATGAAAGCAGAGAAAAAAGTAAGGATTTTTTGGAAAATATAGATAAAGATGCAAATTCTGAAAATATAGATAATATAGATTTCCATTATATGGTAAAGGCATATATTACTATAAAAGAATATTTTGAAAATAAAAAAGAAGAAGATAAAGAGAATATAAAAAAATTGCTTGAAGCAGAAAGAGATGAAAATAATAAAAAAGTTGGGTTCATTTGGTATAAAATAGATGATGATACTAAAAATTCTGATAAAGAGTATGAAATAGATGATGATACTAAAAATTCTGATAAAGAGTATGAAATATTTTCAAGATTAAATATAGGAAAGATAGAGCTTACTAATGCTGAATTAATAAAAGCTTTATTTCTAAAGACTTGGCCTGATGAAAGTGAGCATGAACTTCTTAAAGCAAAACAAATACAAATATCAAATGAATGGGACAGTATAGAAAATACTTTGCAAAATGATTCTTTTTGGTATTTTATAAATGATAATAAAAAAATTATATAA
- a CDS encoding YifB family Mg chelatase-like AAA ATPase, with amino-acid sequence MHTKIYSEALYGIEGIPIVIEVNISEGLPKFDVVGLPDQAVNEAKERVIAAINNSDRFFPPKRITINLAPADLKKTGSMYDLPFALGILSSSAQIFFSDFMDKTIILGELALDGSVREVKGIFSMLLNAKELGITNAIIPFNNMEEANIIDGLNLYPVKTLKDAIDAIEGKKAPIVSEGKFNFSNEENENIDFSDVKGQEYAKRAAMIAAAGGHNFIMIGSPGCGKTLIAKRIPTILPPLTFEEALEVTKIYSSYGLLSKNMPIVKKRPFRIPHHTSSYVSLVGGGRNIKAGEITLAHNGVLFLDEFVEFQSSALQTLREPMEEKTITISRANGSISFPANFTLIAAMNPCPCGYYGDEKHTCRCSDIARKKYIAKLSGPILDRIDISIEVRAVEYAKMTSKADGESSASMRKTVIEARKKQEKRFKDNGLKIFSNSSMGIKDTEKFCILDDKAKNLLNMAMERFSMSARSYNKILKVSRTIADLDDKDIIGVDHITEALQYRFNLN; translated from the coding sequence ATGCATACAAAAATATATTCAGAAGCTCTTTATGGAATAGAAGGAATACCCATTGTAATAGAAGTTAATATATCAGAAGGTTTGCCTAAATTCGATGTTGTGGGCTTACCAGATCAGGCAGTAAATGAAGCAAAAGAGAGAGTAATTGCCGCCATAAATAATAGCGACAGATTTTTCCCTCCAAAAAGAATAACTATAAATTTAGCACCAGCTGATTTGAAAAAAACAGGAAGTATGTATGATTTGCCTTTCGCTTTGGGTATACTTTCATCAAGTGCACAAATATTCTTTTCTGACTTTATGGATAAAACTATTATACTTGGAGAATTAGCATTAGATGGAAGTGTAAGAGAGGTTAAAGGAATATTCTCAATGCTTTTAAATGCTAAAGAATTAGGAATAACCAATGCTATAATACCATTTAATAATATGGAAGAAGCTAATATCATTGACGGACTTAATCTATACCCAGTAAAAACTTTAAAAGATGCCATAGATGCTATTGAAGGCAAAAAAGCCCCTATTGTATCAGAAGGTAAATTCAATTTTAGTAATGAAGAAAATGAAAATATAGACTTTTCAGATGTTAAAGGTCAGGAATATGCTAAAAGAGCAGCTATGATAGCAGCAGCAGGCGGACATAACTTTATAATGATAGGATCTCCCGGATGCGGAAAAACTTTGATAGCAAAAAGAATACCTACAATACTTCCTCCATTAACATTTGAAGAAGCTTTGGAAGTTACTAAAATTTACTCTTCTTATGGACTATTATCAAAAAACATGCCTATAGTAAAAAAACGTCCTTTTAGAATACCTCATCATACTTCTTCTTATGTAAGTTTAGTAGGAGGCGGAAGAAATATAAAGGCTGGAGAAATCACATTAGCACATAATGGAGTTTTATTTCTTGATGAGTTTGTAGAGTTTCAAAGCTCAGCACTTCAAACTTTAAGAGAACCAATGGAAGAAAAAACTATAACTATAAGCAGAGCAAATGGAAGTATTTCTTTTCCTGCTAATTTCACTTTGATTGCCGCTATGAATCCTTGCCCCTGCGGTTATTATGGAGATGAAAAACATACTTGCAGATGCTCTGATATAGCTAGAAAAAAATACATTGCTAAACTTTCAGGCCCAATACTTGACAGGATAGATATATCAATAGAAGTACGTGCCGTTGAATATGCAAAAATGACTTCAAAAGCTGATGGGGAGAGTTCTGCCTCTATGCGTAAAACAGTTATTGAAGCTAGAAAAAAACAAGAAAAAAGATTCAAAGATAATGGACTTAAAATATTTTCAAACTCATCTATGGGGATAAAAGATACAGAAAAGTTTTGCATATTAGATGATAAAGCTAAAAATCTACTTAATATGGCTATGGAAAGATTTTCAATGAGTGCAAGAAGCTATAATAAAATATTGAAAGTATCAAGAACTATAGCCGACTTAGATGACAAAGATATTATAGGAGTAGATCATATTACAGAGGCTTTGCAGTACAGATTTAATTTAAATTAA
- the trxB gene encoding thioredoxin-disulfide reductase has product MSVYDSVIIGGGPAGLSAMLYLGRALTNSILIEKKGIGGQMMSTDAVENYLGFPEEMSAFELVARMQQHAEKFSKNEIVYDEVIKVENIKDEVKKVITADGNTYETKTIILAMGGSSKKLGTKGEDTFAGKGVSYCATCDGAFYRNKTVAVVGGGNSAFDEAYFLTRFVNKIYLVHRRKEFRAEPINVKHLTDTGKVEYVLDSVIDEICGDGKVNSIKIKNVVDGSMHDQAVDGVFVFVGQEPSTHFLKDTGLELKDTGHIVTDMSTMETNIPGVFACGDSILKPVRQVANAVGEGAVAAMSVTHYLNKA; this is encoded by the coding sequence ATGTCTGTATATGATAGTGTTATAATAGGCGGCGGTCCTGCTGGACTTTCTGCTATGCTTTATTTAGGAAGAGCTTTAACAAATTCTATTTTGATAGAAAAGAAAGGTATTGGTGGTCAGATGATGAGTACTGATGCTGTTGAGAACTATTTAGGTTTTCCAGAAGAGATGAGTGCTTTTGAATTAGTAGCTAGAATGCAGCAGCATGCTGAAAAATTCTCTAAAAATGAAATAGTTTATGATGAAGTTATAAAAGTAGAAAATATAAAAGATGAAGTAAAAAAAGTTATCACTGCTGACGGCAATACTTATGAAACAAAAACAATAATACTTGCTATGGGCGGATCATCTAAAAAATTAGGTACTAAGGGAGAAGACACATTTGCTGGAAAAGGCGTTTCATACTGTGCTACTTGTGACGGAGCTTTTTACAGAAACAAAACTGTTGCTGTAGTTGGAGGCGGAAACAGTGCTTTTGATGAGGCTTATTTCCTTACAAGATTCGTTAATAAAATATATTTAGTTCATAGAAGAAAAGAGTTTAGAGCTGAGCCTATAAACGTAAAACATTTAACAGATACTGGAAAAGTAGAATATGTACTTGATTCTGTAATAGATGAGATTTGCGGAGATGGCAAAGTTAACAGCATAAAAATAAAAAATGTTGTAGATGGTTCTATGCATGATCAGGCAGTAGACGGTGTATTTGTATTCGTAGGTCAGGAGCCTTCAACACATTTCTTAAAAGATACTGGATTAGAATTAAAAGATACTGGACACATAGTTACAGATATGTCTACAATGGAAACTAATATTCCTGGTGTATTTGCATGCGGAGATTCTATATTAAAACCAGTTCGTCAGGTTGCAAATGCTGTTGGAGAAGGTGCAGTTGCTGCTATGAGCGTAACTCATTATTTGAACAAAGCTTGA